AATACTGCACCTCGGGTCCCCAGATCCACGCCGAGCTGGCCCAGCTCGGGGGGCTGGCAGCCATCAGCCTCGAGCCCCCCGAGTGGCCCGTCAGCGATGACACCGTCCTGCACCTTGCCACCGCCGAGGGGCTGGCCACAGGTGACACCCCACTGACAGGAGGGAGGGGACCCCGGGGTTGGGGTGCACATTGTACCTCAGGCTGGCACTGGAGGGGGGTGTCCTGGGTATGTCCCCTGTTCTGCTCCTTGGGCTGTGTGGTTGGTATCTGGGAGTGAGGCTGGATATCCCCTTAAAGCCCTGGTCCCTTGTTACATCCCTGACTCAAACTGGAGGATTGCTGGGAGGAGCTTTGGGGGGCCCTTGTCCAGATCTGGAGGGGGGGTTGGGGCAGTTCCCCCCACCTTTTAGGGGTTTCCAGGGGCACTTGGAGGGATGTGTATCCTCATTACCTCTGGGTGGGTGTGGTGGGAGGACTGAGAGTCTGTGTGGTTTTCCTCGTTTATGTGCCCTTTCTTCCCATATTGGGcgcaggggacagggacatttcCCCCTCCCACTTTGGGAACCTGGCAGGGTACCCCTTTCTCACTCAGTCTGGAGTGCTCACGAGGATCCCTGAAACTTGTCCTCCAGTTTTGGGGGGTCTGTGGGGCAGCGTTCCCTTTCCTCACATTTTTGGGGGGGATGCAATGGGGATCTTCTTCTCCCCTTTCAGTTTTGGGGGGGGCatggggcctctccctgccagcctgggtAACCTAGGTGGGTCTGCACACCCCTGCACAGGCCTGGAGGGGGAacccctcctgcaggagctggctcGCCGCTATGTGGCCGCCATGGGGGACATGGAGGGACGAAAGCCCGGACCCAGCAGCATCCTAGGTGAGCAGGGCCAAGGATccggggaggggcaggggggcTCAGGGAGCCTCACACCCCGTGCTGTTCCCACCAGGCACCTCCCAGCTGCGGCCAGGGGAGCCCGAGGGGTACCGCATCCCCTTCAACCCCCGTGGCACCGGCTGCGGGGCCGCCATGCGCAGCCTGGCCATCGGCCTCAGGTGGGCACGGGGACACCAcgggacacctggggacacttggggacatcactggggacagTGATGTGGGTATCAGAgctggggcagtggggacaggcaTGGGGGGGTGTTAGAATGGGTGGAATGGGGGAGAAAGGGACGCcacacagggacatggagaGGGATGGAGGACACGGGACGGGGATAAGGAGATgtcagagctggggacagggatgtggggGTTTTAGAATGGGTGGAATGGGGAgacagggagggacaggggggACATGGGATGGGGATAAGGAGGTGTTGAAGCTGGGGGAGTGGGGACATGAGGATGTTTGGGCTGGGGAAATGGGGGTGTCAGTTGGGGGAGTGGGGACATTGAAGGGATGGGAGTAGGATAGGAGGGACTGAGGATGTCAGAGGGAGAGGAATGGGGACACAAAGTGGGCTGGGGACATGGGATTGGTAGAGCTGGAGAGGACAAAGTCCAGGGTTAGGGAtatgtgctgctggagctgggagactGGGGACAGAGAACATGGGGACAGCAATAGGGAAGAGGGAGACAGGTCACAGAGCAGCTGATTGGGATGTGATGGGGCTAGGAGagtgggcacagcagggacaagaACAGCAGGGACAAGGGTGGTGGTACAGGAATGGGGAGGAGGCTGGAAATACAGAAGCAGGGGAGTGGGGACTGGTCTGATGCCAGTGCAGGTACCCACATGCCTCGGAGCTGCCGACTCTGATCCGGGTGAGCATCGAGAGCGGGCGCATGACCCACCACCACCCCACTGGTGAGTGCCAGGCAagcaggggagggcaggaggggacagcagaaCCTCCCTGAagcccctgtccccacagggtACCTTGGAGCACTGGCAGTGGCCCTTTTTGGGGCACTGGGGGCTCGGGGTGAACCCCCAGAACGctggggggctgagctgctgcgGGTCCTGCCCCTGGCATGGGACTACGTGGAGGGCACCGGGGTGGCCGTGGAGGACaatgctgctgcctggccaTTCTTTGGGGAGGCGTGGCACCGGTGAGGGGGCACTGTGAGGGCtctggggggacactgggagcacaaggcagggctgggaaggatACTGAGAAGGGCTCAGGGGTCCATTagtgccactgctgccagccagaCTCTCTGCCAGTCCCAGCAGTGCATTGCAGTGGTGTCGCTGATGCCACTGCTGACCCTGATGCCCAGTCTGTccacagggctggcagtgcccatcctgtccctgctgcactcAGTCTCTTCATGCCCCTGCCCGAGATGCCATCCTCAGGGACGGTGACCTCTGTGTCCCTGGCGTTCCTGGGGCATTGGGTTTTCTTGGTGTCACGAGTGTCCCCATTGCATCCAGTGCCTTGCTACCCCCCCAGGTTTCCTGATTGTCCTCAGTGTCCCTACAGCTATCTGCTGGAGAGCTACAGCCCAGTGACCCCCAGTGTCACTGCTTACCCCATTGTCTGCTGACACCAATGTCCCCAATGACCTCAATGTCGCCATGTCTCTGCAGATACCTGGACTCCCGCGGGCTCCTGGAAGGTCGTGGCCCGCCGCGGGTGCCACCCCTCCCATCCCCAGCTGAGCGGGACGCCGAGTACCTGAGCTGGGCACTGGAGGGGTGGCCGGGGCGTAGCGGTCACGACGCGCCCATGGTGGCCTTGGAGGCGCTGCTGGCAGCCGGCgggagctgggaagagctgtgtgccagggcagtgctgcacGGAGGGGACAACGATTCCACGGGGACCATCGCTGCCGGCTGCTGGGGGCTGCGGGGCGGGCTGGCGTCCGTCCCCGCGGGGCTGCACTGCCACCTCGAGTACCGCGGGCGGCTGCTGGACGCTGCCCGCCGGCTCCACGAGCTGGCCTGGGCGGGACGGTGAGTGCCCCTCTGTCCCCGCTGtcacctgctgtccccatccGAGCTCCTGGGGGttgccagggcacagcagagacCGGCACGGGGGTCACTGAGGGGCTTGGGAGACCCTCGGGTGAAGCAGAGCCCTTCAGGGtgtgctgccccagggagaCCACCGGAGCTGTGTCCAGTTAGTCAGAGACCCCGGAACCCGCCCAAGGAGCCTCTGTCACCCCCACAGTAAAAAACATCTCCTCCCGAGTCACTCTGGGTCTGGATTTGTGCCCTCTCATCCTGCCTCTCTGCCAGTGCTTAAGGTCCAAAGCGCTGCTCTTCAGATTCAGCCCCAAGTCCTTCAAGTGCAAACCTTTGTTTATACaattttcctcaaaattaaGGAAAACAGCACCACTTTTAAACCACCAAAGCCTATACTTGGAAGACAAAATAGTCAATTTAAGGTCCAAACCGACATTTTCATGCTAAAAGCACATCTATACATTCCAAGgtttatgatttttaaagttcaaGGACTCATTTAGAGGCCCCAGAGTGTCTTTTTGAAGGGCCCAAGTTTGATCTGGGGTACATCAGTGTCACCCACTGCAGAGACAGACCCATGGAACGCAGGCCTGCCTCAGAAGGGCTACTGAAGTCCCAGGGGCAGTTTGGGGATGTGCTGAGGGTGCTGTATTTGCTCTCCTCCCCCGGATTTTGTGGGGGCCAACCTCCTGCAACGTCCTGGGGGAGGATCTGGAGCCTTGGGGCTGCCCCTTCAAACCATTTCAGGGGAAATCTTTGTGATTTGGAGGGGATCCTCCCAAACACTGGGGTCCTCTAGAGGAGTCCTGGGGCTTCTAGGAGCGTCCTCCAGACTTCCCCCAGTCTCTCACTGGTTAATAAAAACAGGTTCGAGGCTCCGCAACTTGTCGGTGCCCTCCTCCACTGCCTCCGGATCTGTTTTCCTCCCATACCCAGCCCAGACGTTCTGCCCCGTTCCGTATCCCACATCGGAGCGCGACCTGACCACGGTCAATGGCGGGCGAGCCCCTCAGGAATCAAGGGAAGGGGCGGGGCCTGCAACAGGGAGGCGTGGTTCCACCGCCTCCCAAAAAATTAGTGACAGCAATAATAACCAATGAGACAGTAGGAATGGGAGGCGGGCTTCGCCTGACAACCAATGGCAGCGGGAGGCTGGCGGGCAGGCGGAGCGGCTAACGGCTTCGCGGTGATGGGCGGCGCCGGCAACCAATGAGCGGCGGAGGGCGGTGCGGCCAGCCAATGAGGCGGGGAGGGGTGTGACTCGGCCAACCAATCAGGTGGGGCGGGctgcggcggggcggggcgtgGCTGAGGCGCGGAGGATCGCGGCGGGCGGTGAGCCTTCCCCGATGCGGCAGAGTCGCTCTCGGTATCTGTCGCCTGAGCATAACCGCGGGTCCGGGCCACCCCCAGTTCCCTTCCCTCGGTGTCCCCAGAACAAGCTCCCGGAGCCCTGCGATCCCcgctgctccccaggcagcaggCCCAAAACCATGGCTCTCTCCTTGTTCCTCTGTGTTCTCTCCACCCCTTCAAACTGCGCCCgcccccagcagagcccaagTCAACAAAAGCTCTAAGGTCCTCTCTGGTCATCTCTCGTTGTGTCGTCCGCTCCCTTTCTTACCCGTTCTTATGTCAGTGCGCACCCATCAATTCCTCTCCCTCAGCGGCGGAGAATCCACCGCAGCTCACCTGTCCCGAGCCCTCCCATTGCCCTTTCCGCCTTCGGGGGTGCCCTCTGCACTCCTGTACCCTGTGCCCGCAGAGCCCCTCGCGCCATGGAGCCGCGCTACCTGCAGGCCGAGTGCGCTTTCCGGCCCGGGGCACACACGGTGCGGGTGACCCTGAGCCGCACCACGTTGCGGGTGGAGGTGGAGGCTCACGGCACCGCCGACCTGTGGAGGGGCGAGTTCGATGCCACCTGTGAGTGTCGGAGGGAGCCTGGGGGTGTTGAGGGGATCTCCCACGACTGCCACTGACCGAAATACCGCCTCCTCCTCGCAGTCATCGAGGACCTGACTCGCAAAACGGGGAATTTCAAGCAGTTTGGCATTTTCTGCAGCATGCTGGAGTCGGCACTGACACAGGTGTGGCCGTGCTGCTCCCCCACACGGCGTTTTGGGGGTACCTGGGGTGGGGTGTGTGTCCCACCGAGCCCTCCTGCTTTTCAAACTTTCTGCAGAGCAGCGACTCCGTCAGCCTGGAGCTCCTCACCTACACCGACCTGGAGACCCTGCATAGCCGGAAAGTGGGGGCGGTCACCCGGCCTTCCCCTTCCACCTGTTCCCCCCTCAACAGCAAGCGCTACCTCATCCTCGTCTACTCTGTGGAGTTCGATAGGTGACGGGGGACACCAGGCAGGGGTCACAGGGGAGTGACTCCGGCCTCACCTCCTCCATGTGCTCTCCTGCAGGATCCATTACCCGCTGCCACTGCCGTACGCGGGGCGGCCGGACCTCGTGGCCCTGGTgcgggagctgcaggagcaacTGGCGCAGCTCCGGGCCCGGCGCCTGGAGGAGACCCAACATTTGCGGGATGCGTGAGTGGGGCCGGTGACATGCGGAATGGTTTGGGAGTTCCTGTCTCACAGGGTGAGGAGAGAACGCCCAGACCACTCCCTGCcatcccttccccaggctgTGGCAGGCACTGGAGGAGAAGCGGGCAGCTGAGGTTCGGCACCAGCGCGAGTACCGGCAgctggctgcagaggtgggctgggaagggtgggagctgctcttgccagggacagggactgccAGATGCACAGTGaactttttctccctcctcacaGCTGACCCAGGCAAAGTCGTCGGAGCAGAGGCTGCATCAGCGGGTGAAGAACCTGACAGCTGAACTGGCCTCCTACAGGAGGGGGTGAGGCCGGGGTAAACCCTGCAGGAGGATCCTCATGACCATTGGGGTGTCCCACTGTCTCCCGCTGATGGTACTGGTCCTCTTGGCAGCCGACAGAAatctgccagcccagccccacgcCCCCAGGAGCAACGCTCAGCATCCCTGGagagccacaggagcagccGGGGCCGCCCCTCGCCCAAGTCCCTGTCACCTGCAGGTatgggacagctggggacacccacacaggactggggacaggacagggctcaCCCCTTGTCACCCTGaccccctcctctgcctccccctgCCAGGCTCCCGCCAGCCACGCTTCGACCCCACTGCCTTTGTCAGGGCCCGTCAGCGCCGGCAGAAGGAAGCTGAGCTCAGAAAGTAAGCACTGGTGACTGAGCTTGTCACCATCCCTCCCTGGTACTTTGGGGGGGTCTCCTCCCCCCTCAACCCCCATGTTTCCTCTCACCACCATCTCCCTTGGGTGCAGCCAGCGGCGTGGAGTGGCTtctggcagcaccagcccagTGAGGAGCCACAGGCGCAGCTCGTCTGGTGAGTGGGGAACATGAAGAAGGCTGGGGGTGCTCCCACCCCGTGCTGGGCCTCCTTCCTTAACTTCCCCCCATCCCcatttctccctgcagctgaaAGCTCCCGGAGCTGGCGCTTGGGAGGGAGCTCTGGCAGCAAAGCCAGTGAGCGCCCCGAGCCCGTGCCCTGCAGGTAATGCTGGGGTTGGGCAGCATGTTTGGGCATCCCTTCTTGCACCCTTTAACCCCtcaccctgggcagggacaggagagtgACCCGTACACGGAGACCCCTGAGCACCTCATCCTGCAATGGCCCCTGTACAGTGAGTGGCTGCCCCTTCGGGGTTCCCCCACCCCTCTTCACCCCAAAGCAGGGTGGGGTGACCAGGAGCTCATGGTGACCCCCAACCTTCCCCCCAGGTGCCTCGCCCAGCTGCCAGCCACAAGCTGCCAGTGTGCAGGACTGGTGGCAAGCGCCCTGGTAAAGGTGAGGCCTCATCTGAGCCCCTGGATATTTGAGGGATTCCTTAATCCAGGCCTCTGTTAACCCTTTTTTCCTGCGCTGGCCTCCCCAGAGAACCACTCCAAGGAGCCGTCAGCTGAACTGGCTGAGATCGATGCCCggctgcaggctctgcaggagtACATGGACAGCCTGAACACCCACCTGTGACCTCCTCCAGGGACACACACCCTCTCCCTGTGTCCTCAGGGGGTTACAGTGGTGCTGTGGTACAAATGTCCCCCAAATAAACCCTTGTGTGGCCCCAGAGTCTGTCCTTCTTGGGATGAGGGCAGGGGCGGTGTccttcaggaaggacacagtgCTGGGGGCACCAGGGCCATCACAGGAGGGTGACAGTACCagtgcctggggacacagcccaggcCACCAATCTTGTCCCCTGGGCTACCAGTGAACTCAAAGGCCACTGCAATGTGACACCAGCACCCATGTCACCCTACTCTGTTCTTGTCCCGTCCTGCAACACAGTCCTCACAGCACTGGCCAAGCTCCGCACTATGGCTCTGACACCACAGCTTTATTCAGTTCCATGTCACATAAAACAGTGGCATTTGGGGCCAGTGGTGACGAGCCAGCACCAGGCTGCAGTTCAGGGATGGTGGCAGCTGGCCAGGGGCCCAGCAGTGATAATGTCACCAGAGCATGCAGGTCCTGGGGCACCAGGCTGGTGGTCACTGTGACAAAGCCACTGCTCGGTGTCACTGTGGCTACACTGGTGATGATGCCACCGTGCTGAGGCAGTCTTCAGGGTCAGTGTGGGCTGCTGCAAAGATGACTCGATGCCACCACAactccagcctgggcaggatGCTGCACTGATGATCCTGCCGGTGATGACCCTGCGGTGGCAGATGCGGTACTGGCGATGCCGAGGACAGCAGTGATGCTGGCAGCTGCCCACGGGTGTCTGCCAGGTAACGGTGCCGCCGCTGGTGACAGCCGCACGGGGGATGGTGAACGCGGTGCCACACAGCGGTGCCGCTCAGAGCTGCCCGCGGATGTCgggcaggaggtgacaggcTGTGACGATGTCGATGGTGTCGGCCACGGCGCGCAGATCACGGCGGGCCAGGCGCAGGCAGTGGGCGGCTGCCGCGGCGGTGACCTGCGCCCGGCCCAGGGCTCCCCCCAGGCCGCCCAGGCTCCGGGCGGCGCTGCCGTAGCTCTGCCGGAGGGCGCTGCCCACCGCTCCCCGCAGCCGGCCCGTCCCCTCCCGCAGCCGCTGCTGCAGCAGCGAGGGGCCGCCCCCCCAGACAGCCGCCGGCTCCTCGGCCAGCACCGGCGGCGTCTTCGgcctctgctcttcctcctcctcctcctcctcttcgGTCTCGGAGGCTTCGCCCGGCACCTTCAGCCCGGCTCCGGGGGCCTCCCCTGCCGtccccaccagcagctctggctccgAGTCGCTCTCGGAGGCTTCGCCCGGCACCACCCGGGGAGGGCGGGGGGCGGCCATGACCTGCAGGGGGACACGGGAGGCGTCAGGAGGGCAGCACCGAGGGGCGGGGGAGATCCCgggggctcctgcagcctcacGGCCCCGGCAGTGACCCCGCATCCCCGCACCGGGGCCCCCCCATCCCACACCGGGGTCCCCCCGATCCCACACCGGGGTTCCCCCGATCCCAGGGCTTCCCGCAGCCCCAGGGGCCCGACAGTGCTCCCAGATCCCGCCGATCCCAGGGGCACCTGTGGCCCTGGCGGTGACACCCGATCCCCACCCCGGGTCCCCCGGTGTCACCCCGGGTCCCCCATGCCGGGGTCGCTCCGCCCGCACCTCCTGCCGCCGGCGCCGCCGGTCACATGACGCGCCGCCCACGTGACCGCAGGCGGAAGCGCGGCGCTCAGCATGGCGgcgggggctgctgctggttttacTGGGGAACTCGTGGGTGGGATCGCCCCGCAAACTGTCCCTAAACACAGGAGCCGACCGGAGCTGACAGCTGTTAGAGGGCACTCCAGTGCACATGCTCGCCGTCCTTCCCCCTGTGTAAAGAACCCAGCAGGGCGGCAGGGACTTGGAGGCTGAGAAGAGCGCAGGGATGGGGTCCGGCCGGCTGAGACGCGATGGCGCGGGACTCGCGGCTGTGGGGAGGTGACCCGAGCCTCCCAGCGCGGCTTCACCGAGAGCGAGCGCCGTGGGAGCAGTCTGCTGGCCTTCTGTGACAGGGCACCTGGCTGCTGTGACTCCTTTGGCGTGGTCCCTCACGGCATCCTCGTCTCCAAACTGGGAGCCAGGGCACAAACCCGCAGGGGCCGGGGACGGGGCTGTGATGCCTCTAGGGCGCCGAGGCTGCAGAGATCTGTGGGGATGTGGGGCTTGAGGGGACAGAGTAGAGGCCCTTATATCATATAAGGATCAGAACTAGGACTGGGAGCAGGGTCCAGACCTGAACCATGTTTAGGACTGAGAGCAGGACCATGGTGTGCAGCACCAGGACTTGGACTGGGACGGCATTCGGGGCCAGGACCAGAACCAGGACAGGAAAACAGCTGGGACAGGAACAAGGACCACAGGGGACACAACAATTGGGACCATGCTGGGGTCCAGGACCAACGTGGTGAACACATCCAGACCCAGGACTGGGAACAAGACCAGGACCAGAACCAGACCCAGGAGGGGCACTACATCCAGACCAAGAATGCTTGTGGACCAGGCCCACTTGGAGAGACTCTGTGTGCTGGAAGGGCACTGGTGATGTGCCTCTTCTGGAGGTTGTGCATCAGCTCAGGCTGGTGCAGCCTGGTGTTGATGTGCAGGGTCACATCCCCCAGCTGATGTGGCACCTGCAGCCAGGGTCACCTCTCTggcacccagccctgggctcccagTGTTACAAATGGAAATACAATTTTGCATTTATGTATCAGCTTTGGCATGCTGATATTAATTGATGATATTAATATTTGGCATGCTGTTTAGGACTAAACATATAAATAGTGTTGTGATGAATGTATCGTGGGCCTTAGGAAAATATAGAATGTTAAAAATGCCTTTAACTCAAGGAATGGTGCAAAAACAATTAGTTCTATGCTGTTGTTTTTCACATCTATGGATTAACCTCTCCAAGTAATGAGATAAGTGACAAAAACCAGagcatcaagaaaaaaattagagaagaaTTTATTGGAGATAAATAATTAACACTTGTTACTGGGGAGTGTGAAACAACAGGATGAAACCACAAGAAGAAATACAATATATTGACTTAATCTACAGGATGCCGTGCAGACAAGTCAGGGgttaaaaccaaacaaaagagtTCTTGTAGCCAAACAAAGGAGTCCCTGTAACATCAAAAAAAGAATGAACAATGTATTGTAATGAATATGTATGTAACCCAGTAATGTAACAGTATCTAGAGAATGTTGTTTTAAAACTAAAGGTGTGGTTTTTTAGCCAATAGCCAGAAACACCCCAGCACTGGACATTGTCCCTTTTTATCCCCTtattaaatttctaaaaattctaaaaaataaacttctttttttttttcacaccaGGCACCCCAAATCTCACTCCCTCTGAGCCCCTAACAGCAGCCTGcatccccccagcccagcaccctTAGCCCTGCCccacaaagaaaacatcaatGAACATCCCATGTACAACACTTCTGAACAATGTGAAATgtcagtagatttttttttttttttgctagtaCATGATGATGCTCTCAAACAGCCACCTGGGCTGAGGACTGCAAGGAAATAAGTTATAGAAATCTGTTGGAATTTTAGAAATCCCCATCTTTCAGATTTGGACACACACTGTTCAGCTCTGGCATCCTCTGGGACAGTTCCTAGAGCTCAGGGTATGGAGACTTTCAGAGCCAggtgaaggagggaaaaagtcTCACTTCTGTTCACATTTCTCTGTGGATAATTCACCCTTTTAATGACAACTGCCCTCTAGAATGATTTTTGAATATCCTTGTTCCTCTGGTGTTCCCAACAGTGCTCTGAAGGTGGCAGTgcataatgcatttttctggtgATTCACCAAACTGAGATTTCTGTGCTTCAGAAgatttgggagtttttttcactgtgtatCTGTATTTTCCCAAATGACTCtggtatttttcctttacatttttaaaatttcattaatggacataaaagcattttatcttTTGGTCTTACACACTGTGGGCTATCTACTTATTTCAATTATTGACTTTTTATAGTCTTgcttttttacatttcttgtaCCTTTATTCTGCTTCATTTGGAAACAAATCACTTGGAGCTCAAATAAGTCCTCTATCTCTGgcatgtgcctttttttttttttttttttttttaatgtttcaactttccaggaaaaatgtttccagaaCCCTGAATGAATTAAACAAACAACACATCATGTTCCATAAAAGGTACAAACTGGCTCAGCTGCTGATAGGGAACTGCTCATTTGTTTATTAAAAGCTGATACTTTAGAAGTAGGAGAAGATAGCTAGGGCTTTAGGAATGATGGAAAATTAGATTTCCTCTCTGTTGCTGCAGGTGGCCTGGCATGACTCAATGTTTTTACAATCACTTGCAGAGACTGTTGTACATTACAGGACACTGTGGCCattttgcactgaaaaataGGTATTTATTCCTGCCTGtcattaatgtcttttttagCTAGAAATGCATGCAGTGTTTTTCACACATTGACACGTTATAGAATTCTGTGGTTTGGAAATATTAAACCATGGGTTCTTCTTTGGCAGGCAGCTTCAACTTTCAGAGGCAAGAGGACACATCTTGATTCTTGAAGTCAGCAGCTTCTGGAGCAAGTTAGGTTTACAAACCATGTCTGAACGTCCCCTCCTACACTCACTTAAATAATCTTCTATGATTCTCACTCATCCAAAGTCACCACTGTCCTGGTTCCTGCTGAAATAACAATGAAGTTCTTTGTTGGAAACCTCCAACATCACTGACTCTGTCATTTGTAGGATTGCATTCTCACACTGGGAATGAAAGGGTTTGGGTGACCAGTtacacagcacaaacagaactATGAATCTGGTTGTCAGAACTTGTGGTTTTAAGACAGTAATAcgtttgtggtttttttttttttaacaagcaaAACATGATCTATGATGATGATGGGATGATCTATGGTATTCTTCTTTCTAGAACTCCAAGAGTCAATCAATGTGTGGTTGTCAGGTTCACAATCACAGCTTCTCTGTCCTTGTGAGACCTCTCCTGGGATGTTCTGAGGGCTGgagtccctctgctctgggctgggacagctggggctgggaagggaagggaagggaagggaagggaagggaagggaagggaagggaagggaagggaagggaagggaagggaagggaaccTGTACCGTTCTTTGTACAAGTGGATTGATACACAGAGTTtttctgtgcctgcccaggCTGTTGGGGTGGGTAGGTCAGGCATGCAGATCACACTGGGCAGGCTATATTTACCCTGGCAGTGCCTCTGTCACCAGGCCATACATAGCCACTCTCATTCAGGGCCAGCAGCCTCAACAGACGCTCTGTGAAAGTGCTAAATGGTcttaattaaatgaaataaattacaaaaatacaaTAGAATGCTCTGTCTGTATCTGGAGTCCTCATAGCCATGGTAAGTGattgtattttctctgtcttttggAACAGAAAAGACTTGCATTGTGAGTTTTGTCTGAAATTTGgattaaaagctttttctttgttttctagtAATAGCAATGTAATTGAAAGTTCAGTGTTTAATTTATGTTTTGCCTCCAGGCATAATAGAATTTACATACATTTatacatagatatatatatatatatatatatattattattatggtCTTGCCAACACATAGCAATTTTGcataaaagaaatcaatttttgCCTAGGCCatagaaaaatgaggaaaacagacaaaaaatcccaatattACCCTGTTTATTAAAAACCAATATCACACCATTGGTTGGAAAAGAACCTTTCTACTACTTCAAGTTGCTGCTTTGGCATGTTgatcatttaattttctgtataagAAAACATTGGGTTTTAGATTGGgataactgaaaaataatgaatgttTATTGTGGTTACTGTAGGAATAATTGAAAAACAATGTGTATTGTGACTACTGTAAGAATGATTGAGAAAAATAACGAATGCGTATTGTGACTGCTGTACTCTCATGTGGTCTTTTGTTTCCCACAGCCATGGGTATCTTTTCTGTGCTTGCTCTGCCATTGCTTCTCTTAGGGATCAGTggaattatttatatttacCAGTCAGTCAGGTGGCTGCTGTCCAAGTCAGCGGTGCAGAACAAGGTGGTGGTGATCACAGATGCCATCTCTGGACTAGGCAAAGGTGAGTTGTCTCATTTCTTCTCAGTGTCAGAGATCAGAATCAGCCAGAGAGAGATCCTCTGGGTGATAAACATGCACACATTGCCTTGGATGTATTCAGAACTGGCTGGATGAAGCAGAAGttaataaatatatgtataaacaAATCCTATGATTTTTAAGGGCATATTTTTAGCCTCAGCCATGGGAACTATTGATAAACTAGCAGGAGCTTGCCGAGCTTTGTATTTGCTTAATGCAATAGAACGGGAGGTTTTACAAGAACACTGAGTGCTATTTTTAACATCTTGCTACTGTAAGATCTCATTACACAGGCTGTCACTGCAGGGTATCTGCACAAACAAGTGTCACCTTACTCTTTACATGTTCCTTTTCAGCCCTTAGGGACTTCAACAGTTCCTGCTCCTTGTGAACAGCAATGCtcatccctctgtccctgtttccATCTCTTCCCTCTCTATCATCCTAATTATTCCTCTTCCCTTGGCATcctccagtgctcccagctgggctgcctggctc
The sequence above is a segment of the Sylvia atricapilla isolate bSylAtr1 chromosome 18, bSylAtr1.pri, whole genome shotgun sequence genome. Coding sequences within it:
- the LOC136369170 gene encoding ADP-ribosylhydrolase ARH1-like; protein product: MVLSGVGDALGYRGARWEYCTSGPQIHAELAQLGGLAAISLEPPEWPVSDDTVLHLATAEGLATGLEGEPLLQELARRYVAAMGDMEGRKPGPSSILGTSQLRPGEPEGYRIPFNPRGTGCGAAMRSLAIGLRYPHASELPTLIRVSIESGRMTHHHPTGYLGALAVALFGALGARGEPPERWGAELLRVLPLAWDYVEGTGVAVEDNAAAWPFFGEAWHRYLDSRGLLEGRGPPRVPPLPSPAERDAEYLSWALEGWPGRSGHDAPMVALEALLAAGGSWEELCARAVLHGGDNDSTGTIAAGCWGLRGGLASVPAGLHCHLEYRGRLLDAARRLHELAWAGR
- the CCDC61 gene encoding centrosomal protein CCDC61, producing MEPRYLQAECAFRPGAHTVRVTLSRTTLRVEVEAHGTADLWRGEFDATFIEDLTRKTGNFKQFGIFCSMLESALTQSSDSVSLELLTYTDLETLHSRKVGAVTRPSPSTCSPLNSKRYLILVYSVEFDRIHYPLPLPYAGRPDLVALVRELQEQLAQLRARRLEETQHLRDALWQALEEKRAAEVRHQREYRQLAAELTQAKSSEQRLHQRVKNLTAELASYRRGRQKSASPAPRPQEQRSASLESHRSSRGRPSPKSLSPAGSRQPRFDPTAFVRARQRRQKEAELRNQRRGVASGSTSPVRSHRRSSSAESSRSWRLGGSSGSKASERPEPVPCRDRRVTRTRRPLSTSSCNGPCTVPRPAASHKLPVCRTGGKRPGKENHSKEPSAELAEIDARLQALQEYMDSLNTHL
- the BLOC1S3 gene encoding biogenesis of lysosome-related organelles complex 1 subunit 3, which encodes MAAPRPPRVVPGEASESDSEPELLVGTAGEAPGAGLKVPGEASETEEEEEEEEEQRPKTPPVLAEEPAAVWGGGPSLLQQRLREGTGRLRGAVGSALRQSYGSAARSLGGLGGALGRAQVTAAAAAHCLRLARRDLRAVADTIDIVTACHLLPDIRGQL